The following proteins are co-located in the Salvelinus sp. IW2-2015 linkage group LG36, ASM291031v2, whole genome shotgun sequence genome:
- the LOC111959880 gene encoding olfactory receptor 52B2-like, which produces MDDFSNVSSVLTLEGFNLPPERAFSAFIFATLSYMVILFCNLVLILTIILNRSLHQPMYLLLLNLPINDLIGSTALFTQVIKELLLDTGTIQYSACVTQAFFIHVYGTGAVLILTAMAYDRYIAICSPLRYNTTMTNAHLRKIITLLWVCDLILIGVLFFLLLRLPRCRSLMSHSYCDNPSLLKLVCANTAINNIYGLFITALMQVIVVWAILYTYIQILVTCFRNKGSADTKSKALQTCATHLIVFLLLECLGLLTVISYRLSQFPPQLRRLIGVSTLIFPPTLNPIIYGLKIKDIRVKAMHFLRTKIFPS; this is translated from the coding sequence ATGGATGACTTCTCAAATGTATCTTCTGTTTTGACACTAGAAGGCTTCAATCTCCCCCCTGAAAGGGCCTTTTCCGCATTTATTTTCGCCACACTGAGCTATATGGTCATTCTCTTCTGTAATCTGGTCCTGATTCTCACCATCATCCTCAATAGGAGTCTCCACCAGCCCATGTACCTTCTGCTGCTAAACCTACCCATCAATGACCTCATAGGCTCCACGGCACTCTTTACACAGGTCATCAAAGAGCTTTTACTTGACACAGGGACCATTCAATACTCTGCTTGTGTCACACAAGCTTTCTTTATTCATGTCTATGGCACGGGAGCTGTGTTAATTCTGACTGCTATGGCGTATGACAGATACATTGCCATATGTTCCCCTTTGAGGTACAACACAACTATGACCAATGCTCATCTCAGGAAAATCATCACACTGCTATGGGTGTGTGACTTGATTTTGATTGGAGTGCTCTTTTTCCTGCTGCTTCGATTACCACGCTGCAGATCTCTGATGTCACACTCATACTGTGACAATCCCTCCCTGTTGAAACTGGTCTGTGCTAACACAGCCATCAATAACATCTATGGACTCTTTATTACTGCCCTCATGCAGGTCATAGTTGTTTGGGCCATTCTCTACACTTACATTCAGATTCTTGTCACATGTTTTAGAAACAAAGGATCAGCTGACACAAAAAGCAAAGCTCTGCAGACTTGTGCTACACATTTAATTGTTTTTCTCCTCTTAGAGTGTTTAGGGCTTCTCACTGTTATCTCATACAGACTGAGCCAATTTCCCCCGCAGTTACGGAGACTCATAGGAGTTTCCACATTAATTTTCCCCCCAACTTTAAATCCAATTATATATGGTCTTAAAATAAAGGATATCAGAGTAAAAGCGATGCATTTCTTGCGGACAAAGATCTTTCCATCCTAG